The following proteins are co-located in the uncultured Tolumonas sp. genome:
- the dxs gene encoding 1-deoxy-D-xylulose-5-phosphate synthase: MTIDMTEYPTLALVNSPADLRQFPEERLTQLCQELRTFLLHSVSRSSGHLASGLGVVELTVALHYVYQTPVDKLVWDVGHQAYPHKILTGRRDQMETIRQKGGIHPFPWREESEYDPLSVGHSSTSIGAALGMAVAAKRQGLDQKVVAVIGDGALTAGMAFEALNHAGDLHEDMLVILNDNEMSISENVGALNNHLAKWLSGSLYTTLREGGKKVLSGMPPVKELARRAEEHIKGMVIPGTLFEELGFNYIGPIDGHDIKALVKTLKNMRQLKGPQLLHVMTKKGKGYDPAEKDPIGYHGVPKFNPEDDCLPKSKSSKPTFSNIFGQWLCDTAAVDNKLVGITPAMREGSGMVEFSQRYPDRYFDVAIAEQHAVTFAAGLAIEGMKPVVAMYSSFTQRAYDQIIHDVAIQNLPVLFAIDRAGLVGADGPTHQGAFDISFLRTVPNMVIMTPSDENECRLMLTTGYQLNQPAVVRYPRGSGCGATISAELDTLPIGKGRIKRQGQGIALLCFGTLLHQAKAVAEKLDATLVDMRFVKPLDTELLKTITAQHDILVTVEENAIQGGAGSAVNEWMMTQRLLKPVLNIGLPDRFIEQGTQEEIYHDLRLDSAGLEQQIRDFMA; this comes from the coding sequence ATGACGATTGATATGACCGAATATCCAACGCTGGCATTAGTGAATTCACCAGCGGATCTGCGGCAATTCCCGGAAGAGCGTTTAACCCAGTTATGTCAGGAACTGCGGACGTTTTTACTGCATTCTGTCAGCCGTAGCAGCGGCCATCTGGCATCCGGGCTCGGTGTCGTAGAACTGACCGTCGCATTACATTACGTCTATCAGACTCCTGTAGATAAACTGGTGTGGGATGTTGGTCATCAGGCCTATCCACATAAAATTCTGACTGGTCGCCGTGATCAGATGGAAACGATCCGCCAAAAAGGTGGGATCCACCCTTTTCCGTGGCGCGAAGAAAGTGAATACGACCCGCTGAGTGTTGGTCATTCCAGCACCTCAATTGGTGCCGCATTAGGTATGGCTGTCGCCGCAAAACGTCAGGGACTGGATCAAAAAGTTGTTGCCGTGATTGGTGATGGTGCGCTGACAGCCGGTATGGCATTTGAAGCGCTGAATCATGCCGGTGACCTGCATGAAGACATGCTGGTTATCTTAAATGATAACGAAATGTCGATTTCGGAAAACGTCGGAGCACTGAATAACCATCTGGCAAAATGGTTATCTGGATCGCTTTACACCACTTTGCGAGAAGGCGGCAAAAAAGTCTTATCCGGCATGCCGCCTGTGAAAGAGCTGGCGCGACGTGCCGAAGAACACATTAAAGGCATGGTGATCCCAGGCACCTTGTTTGAAGAGCTGGGCTTTAACTACATCGGCCCGATTGATGGTCACGACATTAAAGCGTTAGTAAAAACGCTGAAAAATATGCGTCAGCTGAAAGGCCCACAACTGCTGCACGTGATGACCAAAAAAGGCAAGGGATATGACCCGGCCGAAAAAGACCCTATCGGTTATCACGGAGTGCCGAAATTTAACCCCGAAGATGACTGTTTGCCGAAAAGTAAAAGCAGCAAACCAACCTTCTCCAACATTTTTGGGCAATGGTTATGCGATACCGCTGCCGTAGATAACAAACTGGTCGGGATCACCCCGGCGATGCGTGAAGGCTCCGGCATGGTTGAGTTTTCACAGCGATATCCTGACCGTTATTTTGATGTCGCGATTGCCGAACAGCACGCAGTGACATTTGCTGCTGGGCTTGCCATCGAAGGTATGAAACCGGTAGTGGCGATGTATTCCAGCTTTACACAGCGCGCTTACGACCAGATCATTCATGATGTGGCGATCCAGAATCTGCCTGTGTTGTTTGCCATTGACCGTGCCGGTTTAGTCGGTGCCGATGGCCCGACGCATCAGGGCGCTTTTGATATCAGTTTCCTGCGTACTGTGCCCAACATGGTGATCATGACGCCATCGGATGAAAACGAATGTCGCTTAATGCTAACCACCGGTTATCAGCTAAACCAACCAGCGGTAGTTCGTTACCCACGCGGTAGTGGCTGTGGTGCTACTATTAGTGCTGAGCTTGATACCTTACCCATTGGCAAAGGACGTATTAAACGCCAGGGTCAAGGCATTGCCCTGCTCTGTTTTGGCACGCTGTTACATCAAGCCAAAGCAGTAGCAGAAAAGCTGGATGCCACGCTGGTCGATATGCGTTTCGTCAAACCGCTGGATACTGAGCTGCTGAAAACTATTACCGCACAACACGATATTCTGGTAACCGTGGAAGAAAATGCAATTCAGGGCGGTGCTGGCTCGGCAGTAAACGAGTGGATGATGACACAACGCTTGTTAAAACCAGTGTTGAATATCGGTCTGCCCGATCGCTTTATTGAACAAGGCACTCAGGAAGAGATCTATCACGATCTGAGACTGGACAGTGCTGGCCTTGAACAGCAGATCAGAGACTTTATGGCGTAA
- the ispA gene encoding (2E,6E)-farnesyl diphosphate synthase has product MSLQTFSQHYRQRIDSLLLQHIEALPDLSPNLKAAMRHGLVLGGKRVRPFLVYATGLMLGVEEALLDGPAAAIECIHAYSLIHDDLPAMDDDDLRRGHPTVHKAFDEATAVLAGDALQTLAFSILADHPFPDCLRTQQVKMLSALAQASGYAGMCGGQALDLAAEGQHVGLQALEQIHRHKTGALIECAVQLGALCQQNVTAETLSALKTYAAAIGLAFQVQDDILDVVSDTETLGKPQGSDQALEKSTYPALLGLDAARELARDLHQQALAALQPLPYNTEILSAFADYIIERAY; this is encoded by the coding sequence GTGTCATTGCAGACCTTTTCCCAGCACTATCGACAACGCATTGATAGCCTGCTGTTACAGCATATTGAAGCCTTACCCGATCTGTCCCCCAACTTAAAAGCAGCCATGCGGCATGGGCTGGTGTTAGGCGGTAAACGAGTACGACCATTTTTGGTGTATGCCACCGGTTTAATGCTGGGTGTTGAAGAAGCCTTATTAGACGGCCCGGCGGCCGCTATTGAGTGTATTCATGCTTATTCGCTGATCCATGACGACTTGCCAGCGATGGATGACGATGATCTGCGTCGCGGTCATCCAACCGTACACAAAGCGTTTGATGAAGCGACCGCCGTGCTGGCAGGTGATGCGTTACAAACACTGGCCTTCTCAATTCTGGCCGATCATCCATTCCCAGACTGCTTACGCACGCAACAAGTCAAAATGCTGAGCGCGTTAGCACAGGCATCCGGTTATGCCGGTATGTGTGGTGGTCAGGCTCTCGATCTGGCCGCTGAAGGCCAGCATGTTGGCTTGCAGGCACTGGAACAAATTCACCGCCATAAAACCGGTGCATTGATTGAGTGTGCGGTGCAATTAGGCGCGTTGTGTCAGCAGAATGTGACAGCGGAGACACTGTCGGCACTGAAAACCTATGCGGCGGCAATCGGTCTGGCGTTTCAGGTGCAAGATGACATTCTGGATGTGGTCAGTGATACCGAAACGCTGGGTAAACCGCAGGGTTCAGATCAAGCTTTAGAGAAAAGCACCTACCCTGCCCTGTTAGGTTTAGATGCCGCCCGTGAACTGGCGCGTGATTTACACCAACAGGCACTTGCGGCACTGCAACCACTGCCTTACAACACTGAAATATTGTCTGCGTTCGCCGATTACATTATCGAGCGCGCATATTAA
- the xseB gene encoding exodeoxyribonuclease VII small subunit produces the protein MAAKKTESLSFDAALGELEQIVQQLEQGDLPLETALKQFERGIQLARVSKQKLEQAEQQVQILLQQGEQEKLAPFTVEQTTRSSAEDE, from the coding sequence ATGGCCGCGAAAAAGACCGAATCATTAAGTTTTGATGCCGCACTCGGCGAGCTGGAACAAATTGTTCAGCAGCTTGAACAAGGCGACCTCCCACTGGAAACAGCACTGAAACAATTTGAACGCGGCATTCAGCTGGCCCGGGTCAGTAAACAAAAATTAGAACAGGCAGAGCAGCAAGTGCAGATCTTGTTACAACAGGGTGAGCAGGAAAAACTGGCTCCTTTTACTGTTGAACAAACCACTCGCTCGAGCGCAGAGGACGAATAA